Proteins co-encoded in one Chitinispirillum alkaliphilum genomic window:
- a CDS encoding Spermidine synthase, whose translation MVYELIWIRQATLIFGSASLAIATVTGVFFAGMSAGSYWFGKKSQTNSNPIKMYGIIEILTGIWVILTPLLFFLLRIPFSFSYNLLGSNFYIVSVVRIMVVAALFMPPAFLMGGTLPLLVRYFVNSENKILKSVGNLSSINTIGAFFGTLTAGFLLIPHLGMYQTLIIGGAIDIFIGIYLLKKATPGTFSQPSEELHKTKEPEFSLRHIPLYFVFMAIGFSVMAHEVLWTRFLSLLVHNTVYTYTLTLSSILFGLATGYFLISAISKRIKDHGFVFGVITIFAALFVTVFTLLPHQIIQGIVAEQSALNMVVLCVLLFMIPAVLSGMLFPLAVKMSAKSATTTSYTTGFLSAVNIAGGVLGAFITGFILLPLTGIQITLAITTGILLIAGSYTLFAFSQKLNNIQKTCTVAVSVLVWVIYPMFIGAKVPHDYLKSRGELVAVYEGIGSFLSVIQEGNNKILEIDKMWQGEERKNRQFMAAHIPMMLHQSSPSNVAVIGTGVGQTASRFLKYDIDSLFCVDIEREILPIIQQHFPSNWTEDPRVRFLSEDGRLFLSNTDKMFDLISIEIGQTFRPNLSSFYTREFYRECKKRLNEGGIVSQFLPIASFDYDHFKSAVSTFISVFPNTVLWYNESEFLLIGSVSSTPTFSLDRFSSRLSDPELYDDLSFSYFGGPRQYVNNPYIFTAGFLCGPSTLAQFTENSPVFTDNNPRLEYFAARNQTNEHFLDSIIPLFDDPDIIWSDITDTMITAVNFMRRLHVSDIITQSLLTHYEQHGEKIILRQAHKINPLNFRAIFLLAEEYKKRGDMQEAIRYYKEASKIRPDNHSVHFNLAMLYQREKELQNAIEQYERVVRIKPTNYMAFNNLGVIHAQKGSYREAANYFQRAIDLNPDYQSALRNYKALMMNHFR comes from the coding sequence TTGGTATATGAGCTGATATGGATCAGACAGGCAACCCTCATTTTCGGGTCTGCTTCATTGGCAATAGCAACAGTGACGGGTGTGTTTTTTGCCGGAATGTCAGCAGGTTCCTACTGGTTTGGGAAAAAGTCACAAACCAACTCCAATCCTATAAAGATGTACGGTATAATAGAAATACTTACAGGGATCTGGGTGATTCTGACTCCCCTTCTCTTCTTTTTACTTCGGATACCTTTTTCTTTTTCATACAATCTTCTGGGCAGCAATTTCTACATAGTTTCAGTGGTAAGGATAATGGTTGTTGCCGCTCTGTTTATGCCACCGGCTTTTCTGATGGGTGGAACTCTGCCGCTTCTTGTAAGGTATTTCGTAAATTCTGAAAACAAGATACTGAAAAGTGTGGGAAATCTCAGCTCCATAAACACAATCGGAGCCTTTTTCGGTACACTCACTGCGGGGTTCCTTCTCATACCGCACCTGGGCATGTACCAGACTCTGATCATAGGCGGTGCGATTGACATTTTTATTGGAATATATCTGCTGAAAAAGGCAACTCCCGGGACATTTTCACAACCCTCAGAAGAACTTCACAAGACTAAAGAACCGGAATTTTCCCTCAGACATATTCCACTCTACTTTGTTTTCATGGCTATTGGATTTTCTGTAATGGCCCACGAAGTACTCTGGACAAGATTTCTTTCACTTCTGGTACACAATACAGTATACACCTACACACTTACCCTTTCGTCGATTCTGTTCGGACTCGCAACCGGATACTTTCTGATCTCCGCGATCTCAAAGAGAATAAAGGATCATGGCTTTGTCTTTGGGGTAATAACGATCTTTGCGGCACTTTTTGTCACTGTTTTTACCTTGCTGCCCCATCAGATAATACAGGGAATCGTTGCGGAACAAAGCGCTCTCAATATGGTAGTCTTGTGTGTACTTCTTTTCATGATACCGGCAGTACTGTCCGGTATGCTGTTTCCTCTTGCGGTTAAGATGTCCGCAAAATCAGCCACAACCACAAGTTACACAACCGGATTTCTATCTGCTGTAAACATTGCCGGGGGAGTACTTGGAGCATTTATAACAGGGTTTATTCTCCTCCCGCTCACAGGCATACAGATTACTCTTGCAATTACAACCGGAATCCTTTTAATTGCCGGCTCATACACCCTATTTGCCTTCTCTCAGAAATTGAACAATATTCAAAAAACCTGCACCGTTGCAGTTTCCGTTCTGGTATGGGTAATCTATCCAATGTTCATTGGAGCAAAGGTTCCTCATGATTACCTTAAAAGCAGAGGAGAATTAGTTGCCGTATATGAAGGCATAGGTTCGTTTCTGTCCGTCATTCAGGAAGGCAACAACAAGATCCTTGAAATCGATAAGATGTGGCAGGGGGAAGAGAGAAAAAACCGACAATTTATGGCAGCTCATATACCAATGATGCTCCACCAGTCTTCACCTTCAAATGTTGCGGTTATCGGAACAGGTGTAGGTCAAACAGCAAGTCGTTTTCTAAAGTACGATATCGATTCTCTTTTTTGCGTGGATATTGAACGGGAAATACTTCCGATTATACAGCAACACTTCCCCTCAAACTGGACAGAGGATCCCAGAGTCAGATTTCTGAGTGAAGACGGGCGCTTGTTTTTGTCCAATACAGATAAGATGTTTGACTTAATATCCATTGAAATTGGCCAGACATTCAGGCCCAACCTTTCGTCATTTTACACCAGAGAATTTTACCGTGAGTGCAAAAAAAGGCTAAATGAGGGCGGAATAGTCTCCCAGTTTCTTCCAATTGCTTCATTTGACTACGACCATTTCAAATCAGCAGTCAGCACCTTTATTTCTGTTTTTCCCAATACAGTGCTGTGGTATAACGAATCTGAATTTTTACTGATCGGATCTGTATCTTCAACCCCAACGTTTTCCCTGGACCGCTTTTCATCCCGCCTCTCAGATCCTGAATTGTATGATGACCTCTCATTCAGCTATTTTGGAGGGCCAAGACAATATGTAAATAACCCCTACATTTTTACTGCAGGTTTCCTGTGTGGCCCGTCAACTCTTGCACAGTTCACAGAGAACAGTCCTGTTTTTACCGATAATAATCCCAGACTTGAATACTTTGCTGCAAGAAACCAGACCAATGAACATTTCCTCGACAGCATAATCCCACTATTCGATGATCCTGATATCATATGGAGCGATATTACGGATACAATGATTACCGCGGTTAATTTCATGAGGCGTCTTCATGTTTCAGATATAATTACCCAGTCACTCTTAACCCACTACGAACAACATGGAGAAAAAATAATCCTTAGACAGGCCCACAAAATCAACCCGCTTAATTTCAGAGCAATTTTCCTTCTGGCAGAAGAGTACAAAAAAAGAGGCGACATGCAAGAGGCAATCCGGTATTACAAAGAAGCTTCAAAGATAAGACCGGATAACCATAGTGTGCATTTCAATCTGGCTATGCTCTACCAGAGAGAAAAAGAGCTTCAAAATGCTATTGAACAGTATGAAAGGGTAGTCAGGATTAAACCAACAAACTATATGGCATTCAACAATCTTGGGGTTATTCATGCCCAAAAAGGATCATACAGAGAAGCTGCGAATTATTTCCAGAGAGCAATTGATCTCAACCCGGATTACCAGAGCGCACTTAGAAACTATAAAGCATTGATGATGAACCATTTCAGGTAA
- a CDS encoding Serine hydroxymethyltransferase has product MSGSALKAYLNETPAEKINDGMVAYLANLSEVAKVVPEIAKSIVKELSDQRSNLKLIASENYCSVPTQLAMGNLLTDKYAEGYPHHRFYAGCDNVDFVESYAAEQACRLFGSEHAYVQPHSGADANLIAYWAILNTRVEIPALENLGETNPSKLSQSDWNKLRDLLGNQKLLGMDYYSGGHLTHGYRHNVSAQMFDAYTYGVDKQSGLIDYDALEKQALEIKPLILLAGYSAYPRKIDFARMRAIADKVGAVFMVDMAHFSGLVAGGVFTEDFNPVPHAHVVTTTTHKTLRGPRGGMVLCTKEFAQSVDKGCPLVIGGPLAHVMAAKAVAFTEANTPEFKTYAQSIVQNSSDLAQFCKDEGMSIATGGTDNHLFLIDVTPFGLTGRQAESALRECGITLNRNSLPYDPNGPWYTSGLRIGTPAITTLGMGNTEMKEIASIFKLVLSNTKANTIASGANAGKISKAKYTTDPNAAQEARDRVKTLLDRYPVYSHIDLNFLQSHFA; this is encoded by the coding sequence ATGTCAGGTTCTGCACTTAAAGCATATCTAAATGAAACACCTGCCGAAAAAATCAATGATGGAATGGTGGCTTATCTGGCAAATCTCTCAGAAGTAGCCAAAGTGGTACCGGAGATCGCAAAATCAATTGTTAAGGAATTGTCAGACCAGCGCTCAAATCTCAAGCTTATTGCAAGTGAAAACTATTGCTCGGTTCCAACCCAGCTTGCCATGGGAAATCTTCTGACTGATAAGTATGCAGAGGGCTACCCTCATCACCGGTTTTACGCAGGCTGTGACAATGTGGACTTTGTGGAATCCTATGCCGCAGAGCAGGCCTGCAGGCTTTTTGGCAGTGAGCATGCTTATGTGCAGCCCCATAGTGGTGCTGATGCAAACCTTATTGCATACTGGGCGATTCTCAATACAAGGGTTGAAATACCTGCCCTTGAAAATCTGGGAGAGACAAATCCATCAAAACTGAGCCAGTCAGACTGGAACAAGTTACGGGATCTGCTTGGAAATCAGAAACTGCTTGGGATGGATTACTATTCAGGCGGTCACCTTACACACGGTTACCGGCACAATGTTTCTGCTCAGATGTTTGACGCTTACACTTATGGAGTTGACAAGCAGAGCGGATTGATCGATTACGATGCCCTCGAAAAACAGGCCCTGGAAATCAAGCCACTGATTCTTCTGGCAGGTTACAGTGCATATCCAAGAAAAATCGATTTTGCTCGGATGCGTGCAATTGCAGACAAGGTTGGGGCTGTATTTATGGTGGATATGGCGCATTTTTCAGGTCTGGTAGCAGGCGGTGTCTTCACAGAAGATTTTAACCCCGTTCCTCATGCACACGTTGTAACCACAACTACCCATAAAACTCTGAGAGGGCCAAGAGGTGGTATGGTTCTTTGTACAAAGGAATTTGCTCAGAGTGTGGATAAGGGATGTCCTTTGGTTATCGGGGGACCGCTCGCTCATGTGATGGCAGCAAAAGCAGTCGCTTTCACAGAAGCAAATACACCAGAGTTTAAAACCTATGCGCAATCAATCGTGCAAAACTCCTCAGATCTGGCTCAGTTTTGCAAAGATGAGGGGATGAGTATTGCAACCGGGGGCACAGACAATCACCTCTTTTTGATCGATGTCACACCGTTTGGTCTTACAGGCCGTCAGGCCGAGAGTGCCTTAAGAGAGTGCGGAATCACCCTAAACCGAAACTCTCTTCCATATGATCCAAACGGACCATGGTACACAAGTGGTTTGAGAATCGGAACCCCTGCAATCACCACTCTGGGTATGGGTAATACCGAAATGAAAGAGATTGCCTCGATATTTAAACTGGTGCTGTCAAATACAAAAGCAAATACAATAGCTTCAGGGGCTAACGCAGGCAAGATAAGCAAGGCTAAATATACAACCGATCCCAACGCAGCTCAGGAAGCGAGGGACAGAGTCAAGACATTGCTTGACAGATACCCTGTTTACTCTCATATCGATCTGAACTTTCTGCAGAGTCACTTTGCCTGA